Proteins found in one Salvia splendens isolate huo1 chromosome 10, SspV2, whole genome shotgun sequence genomic segment:
- the LOC121752459 gene encoding DNA-directed RNA polymerases II, IV and V subunit 6A-like, which translates to MADEDYDMDGGYEDEPPEPELDEGAEVEEDDAAAEDIPDALEGDGDEKQEQEGVERPRKTSKYMTKYERARILGTRALQISMNAPVMVELEGETDPLEIAMKELRERKIPFTIRRYLPDGSYEDWGVDELIVEDSWKRQVGGD; encoded by the exons ATGGCTGATGAAGATTATGATATGGATGGAGG GTACGAGGATGAGCCACCGGAGCCCGAGCTCGAT GAAGGAGCAGAGGTTGAGGAGGATGACGCCGCCGCAGAGGACATACCGGATGCCCTCGAAGGCGACGGAGATGAGAAACAGGAACAGGAGGGGGTGGAACGCCCTCGAAAAACGTCCAAGTATATGACCAAGTATGAGCGGGCACGGATTTTGGGCACGCGGGCGCTGCAGATTAG CATGAATGCTCCGGTGATGGTAGAATTGGAGGGAGAAACTGATCCACTGGAG ATTGCAATGAAAGAGTTGCGAGAGCGAAAAATACCTTTCACAATCCGTCGTTATCTCCCTGATGGAAG CTATGAAGATTGGGGGGTTGATGAATTAATCGTGGAGGACTCCTGGAAAAGGCAAGTTGGAGGCGACTGA
- the LOC121751407 gene encoding protein PHOX1-like, with amino-acid sequence MDNQSERDKDVHGDKWRELIARHNIQRPYNSHRPYDIDTVAFMSMAQKLKEDGNRLFQKRDYGGAILKYEKSIKLLPDFHADMAYLRSNMAECYMQLGVPDYPRAIHECNLALMVIPNYCKALLKRARCHETLHRPDLALRDIRLVLRSEPNNLMACEIEERLRRVFERQGSRLCDIPVDLVPIPDYTDSPSSSSSESRGGYNERELKGKFEERTASSIFIRAPTSSRAEKSSEDKVVVEVEKLRSSEEEELKRTVKLVFKEDIRWTQIPVKCDILKLRQIIGERFPSSKAVMIKYKDQEGDMVTISTTEEMRLVESSADDASIKLHVIEVSPDQDPLFRKLWQEKMEKKQASTSGKEAKSKEMMRSESSCISDWIIQFAQFFKNHVGFDIDAYIDLHELGVKLYSEAMEETVTSDEAQGLFTVAADKFQELAALAMFNWGNVHMSRARKKVYFTDDSSRQSVLEQIKTAFDYAQKEFSIAGKRYEEALKIKPNFYEAVLAHGQGQFEQAKLSWYYAVATEENIESWPSGEVLMLYNNAEENMEKGMQMWEDLQEQRMAELHKENSIESLLQRMKLDNLFKMVSADELEEQANNIRSQIFVLWGTMLYERSVMEYKLGLPVWQECLEVSVEKFEQAGASSADIAVMIKNHCSNDTGLECCGFNIDEIVQAWNEMYEAKKWQRNISSFRLEPLLRRRVSKLYTALEIA; translated from the exons ATGGATAACCAAAGTGAAAGAGACAAGGACGTTCATGGCGACAAATGGAGAGAGCTAATTGCGAGGCATAATATCCAGAGACCTTATAATAGCCACAGGCCTTATGATATAGATACAGTTGCATTCATGTCCATGGCTCAAAAACTGAAAGAGGATGGCAATAGGCTTTTCCAAAAAAGGGATTATGGGGGTGCCATCTTAAAATATGAGAAATCGATCAAGTTGCTCCCGGACTTCCACGCGGATATGGCGTATCTCAGGAGCAACATGGCCGAATGCTATATGCAGTTGGGCGTGCCCGACTATCCGAGGGCGATCCACGAGTGTAACTTGGCTCTTATGGTCATCCCCAACTACTGCAAGGCCCTCTTGAAGAGAGCTAGGTGTCATGAGACTTTGCACAGGCCTGATTTGGCACTTAGGGATATTAGACTAGTGTTGAGGTCGGAGCCGAACAATCTCATGGCTTGTGAGATTGAGGAGAGGTTGAGGAGAGTGTTTGAGAGGCAGGGGTCGAGGCTTTGTGATATCCCCGTTGATTTGGTTCCGATACCTGATTACACTGACTCGCCTTCCTCAAGTTCGAGTGAAAGCAGGGGAGGTTATAATGAGAGAGAGTTAAAGGGAAAATTTGAGGAACGAACTGCTAGTTCGATCTTTATTAGGGCGCCTACTAGTAGTCGAGCTGAGAAGAGTTCAGAAGATAAGGTGGTTGTTGAGGTAGAGAAACTTAGGAGTAGTGAAGAGGAGGAGCTGAAGAGAACAGTGAAGTTAGTGTTTAAGGAAGATATTAGATGGACTCAGATTCCTGTCAAGTGCGATATTTTGAAGCTGAGGCAGATCATTGGTGAGCGATTTCCTTCCTCAAAGGCCGTCATGATCAAGTATAAGGATCAAGAAGGCGATATGGTGACAATCAGCACTACAGAGGAGATGAGGCTGGTTGAATCGTCTGCAGATGATGCCTCGATAAAGCTTCATGTTATTGAAGTCAGCCCGGATCAAGATCCGTTGTTTAGGAAGTTGTGGCAGGaaaagatggagaagaagcagGCGAGCACAAGTGGAAAGGAGGCAAAATCAAAGGAGATGATGAGAAGTGAATCAAGTTGTATCAGTGATTGGATAATTCAGTTTGCTCAGTTCTTCAAGAACCATGTTGGTTTTGACATTGATGCTTACATAGATCTCCATGAGCTGGGAGTGAAGCTTTACTCGGAAGCAATGGAAGAGACTGTCACTAGTGACGAGGCTCAAGGCCTTTTCACTGTTGCTGCAGATAAGTTCCAAGAGCTGGCTGCTTTAGCCATGTTCAATTGGGGCAATGTTCATATGTCAAGGGCGAGGAAGAAAGTGTACTTCACGGATGATTCGTCCAGGCAATCTGTGCTCGAACAAATCAAGACTGCTTTTGATTACGCGCAGAAGGAGTTCAGCATCGCTGGAAAGAGATATGAAGAGGCTCTGAAAATCAAACCAAATTTCTATGAGGCTGTTCTTGCCCACGGGCAGGGGCAGTTTGAGCAAGCAAAGCTTTCTTGGTATTATGCTGTCGCGACAGAGGAAAATATAGAGTCGTGGCCTTCGGGAGAAGTTCTTATGCTTTACAACAATGCAGAGGAAAACATGGAGAAGGGAATGCAGATGTGGGAAGACCTGCAAGAGCAGCGTATGGCCGAGCTCCACAAGGAGAATAGCATTGAAAGTTTATTGCAGAGAATGAAGCTCGATAACTTGTTCAAAATGGTATCCGCAGACGAACTGGAGGAACAGGCTAACAACATTAGATCCCAGATATTCGTATTGTGGGGTACCATGTTGTATGAAAGATCGGTCATGGAATACAAACTAGGACTTCCCGTGTGGCAAGAATGTTTGGAGGTCTCTGTTGAGAAATTTGAACAAGCTGGAGCTTCTTCGGCTGACATTGCTGTCATGATTAAGAACCATTGCTCTAATGACACAGGATTGGAAT GTTGTGGTTTCAACATTGATGAGATAGTACAAGCATGGAACGAAATGTACGAAGCGAAAAAATGGCAGAGAAACATCTCTTCCTTCCGATTGGAGCCACTTCTCCGTAGACGTGTTTCCAAACTTTATACTGCCCTCGAAATTGCATAG
- the LOC121752588 gene encoding uncharacterized protein LOC121752588 has translation MAAYAPRRSTGPILGSTSNSGRLNRHYSTTDLYNRSISMTSRVDKKPAAGPKRACMCSPTNHPGSFRCSLHKSLTTKPQTPPCGSSGRLNMRRSAMKNSLVRIGAVKGEWVRRALAALIRPSSHQQRRRTEFRRRPTRLSVVS, from the coding sequence ATGGCGGCGTACGCACCTCGCAGATCCACTGGACCTATCCTTGGATCCACCTCCAATTCCGGCAGGCTCAACCGCCACTACTCCACCACAGACCTTTACAACCGGTCCATCTCCATGACCAGCCGAGTCGATAAAAAACCGGCCGCCGGTCCGAAGCGCGCGTGCATGTGCTCTCCAACGAACCACCCTGGTTCGTTCCGGTGCAGCCTGCACAAATCACTCACGACTAAACCCCAAACGCCGCCTTGCGGGAGCTCCGGCAGGCTCAATATGAGGCGCTCCGCCATGAAGAATTCTCTCGTCCGGATCGGCGCCGTCAAAGGAGAATGGGTTAGGAGAGCGCTCGCCGCTTTGATTCGGCCGTCGTCTCATCAGCAGCGCCGCCGCACCGAGTTCAGGCGCCGCCCCACCCGTCTATCCGTCGTGTCCTAG
- the LOC121751581 gene encoding protein RGF1 INDUCIBLE TRANSCRIPTION FACTOR 1-like has product MGGQKPAWLEALYLQKFFAPCSIHDAAKKNEKNICCLDCCTSICPHCVLSHRSHRLLQIRRYVYHEVVRLEDLEKLMDCSNIQAYTINAAKVLFIKKRPQNRQFKGSGNYCTSCDRSLQEPFIHCSLGCKVEFVLKHYYDLSPFLRICKTLQLGPDFFIPQDIGDDEMTNETPRSIVVDSSDEPLSSGSSGSDNMSFSCTGFVRKKRSGLYVCGRLANKITEEDMATSMSRRKGVPHRSPLC; this is encoded by the exons ATG GGAGGTCAGAAACCTGCATGGTTGGAGGCTCTCTACCTGCAGAAATTCTTCGCTCCGTGCTCGATTCACGACGCTGCcaagaagaatgagaagaaTATATGCTGCTTGGATTGCTGCACCAGCATCTGCCCTCACTGTGTCCTCTCCCATCGCTCCCACCGCCTCCTGCAGATTCGTCGCTATGTATACCACGAGGTGGTCCGCTTGGAGGATCTCGAGAAGCTCATGGACTGCTCCAACATCCag GCGTATACGATCAACGCTGCGAAGGTGTTGTTTATAAAGAAGAGACCTCAAAATCGGCAGTTCAAAGGGTCTGGAAATTACTGCACATCTTGTGATAGGAGTCTTCAAGAACCCTTCATCCATTGCTCTCTTGGTTGCAAG GTGGAGTTTGTGCTGAAGCACTACTATGATCTATCCCCATTCTTGAGAATTTGCAAGACTCTCCAACTTGGTCCGGACTTCTTCATCCCACAAGACATCGGGGACGACGAGATGACCAACGAGACACCTCGTTCCATAGTGGTGGATAGCAGCGACGAGCCCCTGAGCTCGGGCTCATCAGGGTCCGACAACATGAGCTTCTCGTGCACCGGGTTtgtgaggaagaagaggagtgGGCTCTATGTGTGTGGGAGATTAGCTAATAAGATCACAGAAGAGGACATGGCCACTAGCATGAGTAGAAGGAAAGGAGTTCCGCATAGGTCACCTTTGTGTTAG